In the genome of Xanthobacteraceae bacterium, one region contains:
- the flbT gene encoding flagellar biosynthesis repressor FlbT, with product MGLKVELRPGERIIIGDSIVTNDDQRTRLIIEGDAPILREKDIMTSEQADTPCKKIYMVVQLMYLSRDPAVHHELYFSLMKQTLEAAPSTKPYFDRINNQILTGNVYKALKETQSLIEYEKDLLANV from the coding sequence ATGGGCCTCAAAGTCGAATTAAGGCCAGGCGAGCGGATCATTATCGGGGACTCGATCGTCACCAATGACGACCAGCGCACCCGCCTCATCATAGAAGGCGACGCCCCGATCCTTCGCGAGAAGGACATCATGACATCGGAGCAGGCCGACACACCCTGCAAGAAAATTTACATGGTGGTGCAGCTGATGTACCTGAGCCGCGACCCTGCGGTGCACCATGAGCTTTATTTCAGCCTGATGAAACAGACCCTCGAGGCCGCGCCGAGCACCAAGCCGTACTTCGACCGGATTAATAATCAGATATTAACCGGAAATGTTTATAAAGCGCTGAAAGAGACCCAGTCTCTTATCGAATACGAGAAGGATCTGCTCGCGAATGTATGA